A stretch of Vigna angularis cultivar LongXiaoDou No.4 chromosome 4, ASM1680809v1, whole genome shotgun sequence DNA encodes these proteins:
- the LOC108331073 gene encoding glycolipid transfer protein 3: MKRSRDMEKRSEINSAIEELSLLAIVKPGGNHETANIPTKPFLSLCYMVLQVLDKIGPTMAVLRQDVHQNIKRLEMMHELNPSMNSNLVEILKSEASKGNARKRFSCSKAFLWLTRSLDFSSALLRALEIDPKKNMEQIVQETYDATLSPWHGWISSAAFRVAIKLVPDTQTFMDLLKERDESCDTLKDQMQILVSLLVPFLEDVHCILKVYNLDRIKST; this comes from the exons ATGAAGAGGAGCAGAGATATGGAGAAGAGATCAGAGATAAACTCTGCCATTGAAGAGTTGTCTTTGCTGGCTATAGTCAAACCAGGTGGTAATCATGAGACTGCGAACATCCCCACCAAACCCTTCCTATCTCTATGCTACATGGTTCTACAAGTTCTTG ATAAGATAGGCCCAACGATGGCTGTTTTGAGACAAGACGTTCACCAGAATATTAAG AGATTGGAAATGATGCATGAATTGAACCCCTCAATGAATTCGAATTTGGTTGAAATACTGAAATCAGAAGCTAGCAAAGGCAACGCAAGAAAGAGGTTTAGTTGCAGTAAAGCCTTTCTTTGGCTCACCAG ATCCCTGGATTTCTCTTCAGCATTGTTACGAGCATTAGAAATCGATCCTAAAAAGAATATGGAGCAAATAGTTCAAGAGACTTATGATGCAACCCTGTCACCATGGCATGGATGGATTTCATCAGCTGCTTTCAGA GTAGCTATAAAACTAGTGCCAGATACTCAAACTTTCATGGATCTCCTCAAGGAAAGAGATGAAAGCTGTGACACCCTAAAGGACCAAATGCAGATCTTGGTTTCTTTGCTTGTGCCTTTTCTTGAGGATGTTCATTGTATTCTT AAAGTGTATAACTTGGACAGGATTAAGTCAACTTGA
- the LOC108330421 gene encoding endoglucanase 25, producing MPPAVSSTFESERDPVIYVHTVSEAGRLLPSASRWNSIAVDIKLAPDSSTAYESIPSQYPKSVDYDLVITNRKHFHCFIFVLVTIILVILAAVLLVHFLPQKHKHQGSSINLKVAINQALTFYDAQKSGHYPRNSPVKFRGDSGLQDGNSANTDLTGGFYDSGNNIKFTFTTAYTMTLLSWTVMEYQSKYADIDELDHVRDIIRWGSDYLLKVFIPPNSADGSNLTLYSQVGSTISINNEPNELSCWQRPEDMKYERSVSICDGSATDLVGEIVAALSAASMVFKEDRDYSKRLKDAAERVFGAIPTTQGTHTMVDACGKQATMLYNSTSYQDELAWGATWLFLATTNTNYLAIATETFFSAKSSESSVDKGVVYWNNKLNAVEVLLTGIRYFRDPGFPYEDVLILSSNSTDALMCSYLFNKYFSRTPGGLIILKPDNEPLLQFAATASFLSKLYSDYLDHLKMSSASCKTDTFSVKMLRDFATSQVNYILGQNPLQMSYLVGYGDRYPVQVHHRSASIPWNNQPYNCDDGKRWLNSKDPNPQVLLGAMVGGPDANDNFLDQRTNQKFTEPSIASNAGLVAALIALQDPPYNSRDLKSTLWGWT from the exons ATGCCACCAGCAGTGTCATCTACTTTTGAGTCAGAGAGAGATCCTGTGATATATGTGCACACAGTTTCAGAGGCTGGTCGCCTTCTTCCTTCAGCTAGCCGCTGGAACTCTATAGCAGTTGACATTAAACTTGCTCCTGATTCTTCCACTGCTTATGAATCTATCCCTTCCCAATATCCAAAATCTGTTGATTACGATCTTGTTATCACTAACAGGAAGcattttcattgttttatttttgttcttgtaacAATAATTTTAGTCATCCTAGCAGCTGTTTTGTTGGTACATTTTTTACCTCAGAAGCACAAGCACCAAGGGTCTTCAATCAATCTCAAAGTGGCAATAAACCAGGCTCTAACATTTTATGATGCACAAAAAT cTGGGCATTATCCTAGGAACAGTCCAGTGAAATTTCGGGGAGATTCAGGATTACAAGATGGGAATTCGGCTAATACTGATCTTACTGGTGGATTTTATGATTCTGGCAACAACATCAAGTTTACCTTCACCACAGCTTACACCATGACCTTGTTGAGTTGGACTGTCATGGAATATCAAAGTAAATATGCTGATATTGATGAACTTGATCATGTTAGGGACATCATTAGATGGGGCAGTGACTACCTGCTCAAGGTGTTCATTCCCCCAAATTCAGCAGATGGATCAAACTTGACGCTATATTCCCAG GTTGGAAGTACCATTAGTATCAACAATGAACCTAATGAGTTGAGTTGCTGGCAACGACCGGAAGATATGAAATATGAGAGATCAGTTTCAATTTGCGATGGCTCTGCTACAGATTTAGTTGGTGAAATTGTGGCAGCATTATCTGCAGCATCGATGGTATTCAAGGAAGACAGAGATTACTCAAAGAGACTTAAGGATGCAGCAGAAAGGGTCTTTGGGGCAATACCTACCACACAAGGGACTCACACCATGGTTGATGCATGTGGAAAACAAGCAACAATGCTTTATAACTCAACCAGCTACCAAGATGAGTTAGCTTGGGGGGCAACATGGTTATTTCTTGCTACTACAAACACTAATTACCTTGCAATTGCAACTGAAACTTTTTTTTCAGCCAAGAGTAGTGAATCAAGCGTTGACAAAGGGGTTGTTTACTGGAATAATAAGCTCAATGCTGTGGAG GTTTTGCTAACCGGTATTCGATACTTCCGTGATCCTGGCTTCCCATATGAGGATGTTCTGATACTTTCATCTAACTCAACCGATGCACTCATGTGTTCTTATCTATTCAATAAATACTTTAGCAGGACACCTG GTGGGTTGATTATCCTGAAACCTGATAATGAACCACTGCTCCAGTTTGCTGCTACAGCGTCTTTTCTCAGTAAATTATACAGCGATTACCTTGATCATCTGAAAATGTCTAGTGCAAGTTGCAAGACTGATACATTCTCCGTGAAAATGCTTCGTGACTTTGCCACTTCTCAG GTTAACTACATCTTGGGGCAGAACCCTTTGCAAATGAGTTATTTAGTGGGCTATGGTGACAGGTATCCTGTCCAAGTTCATCACAGAAGTGCATCAATCCCTTGGAACAACCAACCTTACAATTGTGACGATGGTAAGAGATGGCTAAACTCTAAAGATCCAAATCCACAAGTTCTTTTGGGAGCCATGGTGGGAGGGCCAGACGCTAATGATAATTTCCTGGACCAAAGGACCAACCAAAAGTTCACTGAACCGAGCATAGCCAGCAACGCAGGCTTAGTTGCAGCATTGATTGCACTTCAAGATCCTCCTTATAATTCACGTGACCTAAAAAGCACATTGTGGGGATGGACTTGA